Proteins encoded within one genomic window of Kaistia algarum:
- a CDS encoding GDP-mannose 4,6-dehydratase, with protein sequence KLYAYWIVVNYREAYGMHASNGILFNHESPLRGETFVTRKITRAVAAIHLGRQEKLYLGNLDAKRDWGHAKEYVRGMWLMLQQDKAEDYVLATGETHTVRSFVEKAFAEVGTQIDWIGTGVEEKGLDKATGKVLVEVDPRYFRPTEVDLLIGDPTKAHEKLGWHHDTGLDVLVKDMVAADLVVMANAPVLHNA encoded by the coding sequence AAGCTCTATGCCTACTGGATCGTGGTGAACTACCGCGAGGCTTACGGCATGCATGCCTCGAACGGCATCTTGTTCAACCATGAGAGCCCGCTGCGGGGCGAGACCTTCGTGACGCGCAAGATCACGCGCGCCGTCGCGGCGATCCATCTGGGTCGGCAGGAGAAGCTGTATCTGGGCAATCTCGACGCCAAGCGCGACTGGGGCCATGCCAAGGAATATGTGCGCGGCATGTGGCTGATGCTGCAGCAGGACAAGGCCGAGGACTATGTGCTGGCGACGGGCGAGACGCACACGGTGCGCTCCTTCGTCGAGAAGGCCTTCGCCGAGGTCGGAACCCAGATCGACTGGATCGGCACCGGGGTCGAGGAGAAGGGCCTGGACAAGGCGACCGGCAAGGTCCTGGTCGAAGTCGATCCGCGCTATTTCCGTCCGACGGAAGTCGACCTGCTGATCGGCGACCCGACCAAGGCGCATGAGAAGCTAGGCTGGCACCACGACACCGGCCTCGACGTCCTCGTCAAGGACATGGTCGCCGCAGACCTCGTCGTCATGGCCAACGCACCCGTGTTGCATAATGCCTGA
- the rpmG gene encoding 50S ribosomal protein L33, whose translation MAKATTIKIRLVSSADTGFFYVTKKNSRTMTEKLAVKKYDPVVRKHVEFREAKIK comes from the coding sequence ATGGCTAAGGCCACTACCATCAAGATCCGGCTCGTCAGCTCGGCCGACACCGGTTTCTTCTACGTCACGAAGAAGAATTCCCGCACCATGACCGAGAAGCTCGCGGTCAAGAAGTACGACCCCGTCGTGCGCAAGCACGTCGAGTTTCGCGAAGCGAAGATCAAGTAA
- a CDS encoding MFS transporter, giving the protein MTSAVSRDQDGGGMRGLVAAIGSIAGVGLGFSITLPLLALTLEDRGISPTWIGINTAFWGLSSLAITPFVSRLAARFGTAQTLAASILVLAAALPIFFLSPFWLWFPLRLVAGAALTITFVLSEFWINTAAPPGKRGIVMGIYATMLSVGFALGPLILWFTGTRGIFPFLVGAVVLAVGTLPVLSGLKVAPVLTDQHKTSFVRFLVLAPVATGAALLFGTIESGAFALLPLYGQRVGHARDVVILLGVGVTIGNIALQMPMGLLSDRVDRRKLLFAIAGFGIVGAALLPMVAASFWPFMLMLAIWGGVVGALYTVGLAHLGSRFSGEDLAAANAAFIFCYSLGGLAGPAVIGAAMDAYSPHGFVIAIAGFFIAYLTLVIGRIVLARGT; this is encoded by the coding sequence ATGACTAGTGCAGTGAGTCGCGACCAGGACGGCGGCGGGATGCGTGGCCTTGTGGCCGCCATCGGCTCGATCGCCGGCGTCGGCCTCGGCTTTTCCATAACCCTCCCCCTTCTCGCCCTGACGCTGGAAGACCGCGGCATCTCGCCGACCTGGATCGGAATCAACACCGCGTTCTGGGGCCTGTCCTCCCTCGCGATCACGCCCTTCGTGTCGCGCCTGGCGGCCCGCTTCGGCACCGCCCAGACGCTTGCCGCCTCGATCCTCGTGCTCGCCGCCGCGCTTCCGATCTTCTTCCTGTCGCCGTTCTGGCTCTGGTTTCCGCTGCGCCTCGTGGCCGGTGCGGCGCTGACGATCACCTTCGTGCTGTCCGAGTTCTGGATCAACACCGCCGCCCCGCCCGGCAAGCGCGGCATCGTCATGGGGATCTATGCGACGATGCTGTCCGTGGGGTTTGCCCTGGGTCCATTGATTCTGTGGTTCACCGGCACGCGCGGCATATTTCCGTTCCTGGTTGGCGCCGTGGTGCTTGCCGTCGGCACGCTGCCCGTCCTGTCGGGCCTCAAGGTCGCGCCGGTCCTGACCGACCAGCACAAGACATCCTTCGTGCGTTTCCTCGTCCTGGCTCCTGTCGCCACCGGCGCAGCCCTGCTCTTCGGCACGATCGAAAGCGGGGCCTTCGCGCTGCTGCCGCTCTATGGCCAGAGGGTCGGCCATGCCCGCGACGTCGTCATCCTGCTGGGCGTTGGCGTGACGATCGGCAATATCGCGCTGCAGATGCCGATGGGGCTTCTCTCTGACCGGGTCGATCGCCGCAAGCTGCTGTTCGCGATCGCCGGGTTCGGCATCGTCGGCGCAGCGCTGCTGCCCATGGTCGCGGCGTCGTTCTGGCCCTTCATGCTGATGCTTGCCATTTGGGGCGGCGTCGTCGGAGCGCTCTACACCGTCGGCCTCGCCCATCTCGGCTCGCGCTTCAGCGGCGAGGATCTCGCCGCGGCGAACGCCGCCTTCATCTTCTGCTATTCCCTCGGCGGTCTCGCGGGTCCCGCGGTGATCGGCGCGGCGATGGACGCCTATTCCCCGCACGGCTTTGTTATCGCGATAGCCGGTTTCTTCATCGCCTATCTGACACTCGTCATCGGCCGCATCGTGCTGGCGCGCGGGACATAA
- a CDS encoding DUF983 domain-containing protein — MTTWQSSSESEKAKRPPRSVQQAMLRGFACRCPACGKGKAFRGYLTVVDRCEACGEDLSHQRADDAPPYFTILAVGHIIVPLMLMVEMTWHLSNFTNLAIWLPLTLILTLGLLRPIKGAVVGLQWALYMHGFDPDGVSDEAPAAWRPDIG; from the coding sequence ATGACGACGTGGCAAAGCAGCAGCGAAAGTGAGAAAGCCAAGCGGCCGCCGCGCTCGGTCCAGCAGGCCATGCTGCGCGGCTTCGCCTGTCGTTGCCCGGCCTGCGGCAAGGGCAAGGCCTTCCGCGGCTATCTGACCGTCGTCGACCGCTGCGAGGCCTGTGGCGAGGATCTCTCGCACCAGCGCGCCGATGACGCCCCGCCCTATTTCACCATTCTCGCCGTCGGCCACATCATCGTGCCGCTGATGCTGATGGTCGAGATGACATGGCATCTGTCCAACTTCACCAATCTGGCGATCTGGCTGCCCTTGACGCTGATCCTGACGCTCGGCCTGCTGCGGCCGATCAAAGGCGCTGTCGTCGGCCTGCAATGGGCGCTCTATATGCATGGATTCGATCCGGACGGCGTCTCGGACGAGGCGCCAGCGGCATGGCGGCCGGATATCGGCTGA
- a CDS encoding ABC transporter permease yields the protein MSDAAPAVPSPLKRLMSRPWLWAYVAAMVVWVITILFTGGRSGGEVLTAAFTFATFSVIVGIGQMYVVTLGPGNVDLSIPATITLAGAVATKVMDTQDGMILVGLLVALACGIGVGIFNYALILLLRIPPIIATLSSSFLVQSAAIAYGRGIRIKPPPALADFTTSQVLGMPVLAICVIALAAVMELVLRRTLYGRWVTAIGQNIRAARLAGVPVGRTRFAAYIMSAVFAGLCGYLLSGFSGGSSLSMGEEYLLTSIALVVIGGSSVAGGNSNVPGLWGAALFLFLVVTMLNTYGFGAGLRYLATGGIIIAVIVAASRPRSTR from the coding sequence ATGAGCGACGCCGCGCCGGCCGTGCCCTCCCCGCTGAAGCGCCTCATGTCGCGGCCATGGCTCTGGGCCTATGTCGCGGCCATGGTCGTCTGGGTGATCACGATCCTCTTCACCGGCGGACGCAGCGGCGGCGAGGTGCTGACCGCCGCCTTCACCTTCGCGACCTTCTCGGTGATCGTCGGCATCGGCCAGATGTATGTCGTGACGCTCGGGCCTGGGAATGTCGATCTATCGATTCCAGCGACAATCACGCTTGCTGGCGCCGTCGCCACCAAGGTGATGGATACGCAGGACGGCATGATCCTCGTCGGGCTGCTGGTCGCCCTCGCCTGCGGGATCGGCGTCGGCATCTTCAACTATGCGCTGATCCTGCTGCTGCGCATTCCGCCAATCATCGCGACGCTCTCGTCGAGCTTCCTGGTCCAGTCGGCGGCGATCGCCTATGGCCGCGGCATCCGCATCAAGCCGCCGCCAGCCCTCGCCGATTTCACCACCAGTCAGGTGCTGGGCATGCCGGTGCTGGCGATCTGCGTGATCGCGCTGGCGGCGGTGATGGAACTGGTGCTGCGACGGACGCTCTATGGCCGCTGGGTGACGGCGATCGGCCAGAATATCCGCGCCGCCCGCCTCGCCGGCGTGCCCGTGGGCAGGACGCGCTTCGCCGCCTACATCATGAGCGCCGTCTTCGCCGGGCTCTGCGGCTATCTTCTGTCCGGCTTTTCCGGCGGTTCGTCGCTCTCCATGGGCGAGGAATATCTCCTGACCTCGATCGCGCTGGTCGTCATCGGCGGCTCGTCCGTGGCAGGTGGCAACTCCAACGTACCCGGCCTCTGGGGGGCGGCGCTGTTCCTGTTCCTGGTCGTGACCATGCTGAATACCTACGGTTTCGGCGCGGGGCTGCGCTATCTGGCCACGGGCGGCATCATCATCGCCGTCATCGTTGCCGCGAGCCGGCCGCGCTCGACACGCTAA
- a CDS encoding ABC transporter permease, whose translation MNGQILSPKMLRSLLPALSLAALLAAIFYLQPRAMSYVGFNLMLNLAIPIAFATIAQMCVITVNDLDLSIGTYVGFVACVGATLLSGGMEALPFVKELQASGTLPAELPWIFTTPIAGIIVLLFGIAVYALLGALIYWRDLPSIVVTLGMSFVWLGLSVLILPVPGGQAPTWIRSLMTLKPLYIPFPIIAVAVIAISAHFLVMRTSYGAVLRGAGGNPRAIERAGWSLLRVKMTMFALAGFFGMLAGLSLIGLTTSGDANIALRYTLLSIAGVILGGGEFVGGRISPVGAVIGAVTLTLAGSFLSFLRISPDWQIGAQGAILILVLALRALIDHAEKRK comes from the coding sequence ATGAACGGCCAGATCCTCTCGCCGAAAATGCTGCGCAGCCTGCTGCCCGCACTCTCGCTCGCCGCCCTGCTCGCCGCGATCTTCTATCTGCAGCCGCGCGCGATGAGCTATGTCGGCTTCAACCTGATGCTCAACCTCGCGATCCCGATCGCCTTCGCGACGATCGCGCAGATGTGCGTCATTACCGTCAACGATCTCGATCTCTCGATCGGCACTTATGTCGGCTTCGTCGCCTGCGTCGGCGCGACACTGCTTTCGGGCGGAATGGAAGCCCTCCCCTTTGTGAAGGAACTGCAGGCCAGCGGCACGCTGCCGGCAGAACTGCCCTGGATCTTCACGACGCCGATCGCCGGGATTATTGTCCTTCTCTTCGGTATTGCGGTCTACGCTCTGCTCGGCGCGCTCATCTACTGGCGCGACCTCCCGTCGATCGTTGTCACGCTCGGCATGTCTTTCGTCTGGCTCGGCCTCTCGGTGCTGATCCTCCCGGTTCCAGGCGGGCAGGCACCGACATGGATCCGCTCGCTGATGACGCTGAAGCCGCTCTACATTCCGTTCCCCATCATCGCCGTGGCGGTGATCGCGATCAGCGCCCATTTCCTCGTGATGCGAACGTCCTATGGCGCCGTGCTGCGCGGCGCGGGCGGCAATCCGCGCGCCATCGAGCGGGCCGGCTGGTCGCTGCTGCGCGTCAAGATGACAATGTTCGCCCTCGCCGGCTTCTTCGGCATGCTGGCCGGCCTGTCGCTGATCGGGCTCACCACATCAGGCGACGCCAATATCGCGCTGCGCTATACGCTGCTGTCGATCGCCGGGGTCATCCTCGGCGGTGGCGAGTTCGTCGGCGGCCGGATCTCGCCCGTCGGCGCGGTGATCGGCGCGGTGACGCTGACGCTCGCCGGCTCGTTTCTCTCCTTCCTGCGCATCTCGCCGGACTGGCAGATCGGCGCCCAGGGCGCGATCCTGATCCTCGTCCTGGCGCTGCGTGCGCTCATCGACCATGCGGAGAAGCGCAAATGA
- a CDS encoding sugar ABC transporter ATP-binding protein, with the protein MSRVEVPIISLDGVEKSFGAVRALQGVDLACRVGECIGLVGHNGAGKSTLMNLLAGVFGAEGRIALDGVEIGSRYSVAVAQAHGIRCVFQELSLCPNLTVAENARIMHASLRGVGWRRRAGTLILSQLDAVFPGHGITAGDIVGDLPIARRQMVEIARAFTVTTAAARLVILDEPTSSLDAHQAKQLLAFVRRFVGEGGCVVLISHLLGEILSAADRVVVMKDGRVVAERPAAEFNRTSLVAAMGSVAREETAATTAPSKRQGQPRVRARSEVQAGGIELLAHRGEIVGLAGLGGQGQSEMLVRIFDGARRARRGIEVEGDVALVAGDRQTDGVFPLWSIAENITISSLARLRRGPLIDRALTAAMAGEWRQRIAIRTPDVDNPILSLSGGNQQKALFARSLGSTAETVLMDDPMRGVDIGTKQEVYDMIRAEAAGGRTFLWYTTEMDELRHCDHVYVFRDARIVADLPRGELTEEKVLHASFAEVA; encoded by the coding sequence ATGTCCCGCGTGGAAGTGCCCATCATCAGCCTGGACGGCGTCGAAAAAAGCTTCGGCGCCGTCCGTGCCCTCCAAGGCGTCGATCTCGCCTGCCGCGTCGGCGAGTGCATCGGCCTCGTCGGTCATAACGGCGCTGGCAAATCGACCCTGATGAATTTGCTCGCCGGCGTCTTCGGCGCCGAAGGCCGGATCGCGCTCGACGGCGTCGAGATTGGCTCGCGCTATTCCGTCGCGGTGGCGCAGGCCCATGGCATACGCTGCGTCTTTCAGGAACTCTCGCTCTGCCCGAACCTCACCGTGGCCGAGAATGCCCGCATCATGCATGCTTCGCTGCGTGGCGTCGGCTGGCGCCGCCGTGCGGGAACACTGATCCTGAGCCAGCTCGACGCCGTGTTTCCGGGCCATGGGATCACGGCCGGCGACATTGTCGGCGATCTGCCCATTGCGCGGCGCCAGATGGTCGAGATCGCGCGCGCCTTCACCGTCACGACGGCCGCCGCCCGCCTCGTCATCCTCGATGAGCCGACCTCCTCGCTCGACGCGCATCAGGCGAAGCAGCTGCTCGCCTTCGTCCGCCGCTTCGTCGGCGAAGGCGGCTGCGTCGTGCTGATCTCCCATCTTCTCGGCGAAATTCTCTCGGCCGCCGACCGCGTCGTCGTCATGAAGGATGGCCGCGTCGTCGCCGAGCGGCCGGCTGCCGAATTCAACCGAACCTCGCTCGTCGCGGCGATGGGTTCGGTGGCGCGCGAGGAGACGGCTGCCACGACGGCGCCGAGCAAGCGCCAAGGCCAGCCTCGGGTCCGCGCCCGCTCCGAAGTTCAGGCCGGCGGCATCGAGCTTCTCGCCCATCGCGGTGAGATCGTCGGCCTCGCCGGGCTGGGCGGCCAGGGCCAGTCCGAAATGCTGGTACGCATCTTCGACGGCGCCCGGCGCGCCCGCCGCGGCATCGAGGTCGAGGGCGACGTGGCGCTCGTCGCCGGCGACCGGCAAACCGATGGCGTCTTCCCGCTCTGGTCGATTGCCGAGAACATAACGATCTCCTCGCTCGCGCGCCTGCGCCGTGGTCCCCTGATCGACCGGGCCTTGACGGCAGCGATGGCCGGGGAATGGCGGCAGCGCATCGCGATCCGCACGCCCGACGTCGATAATCCGATCCTGTCGCTTTCGGGCGGCAACCAGCAAAAGGCCCTGTTCGCGCGCTCGCTAGGCTCGACCGCCGAGACGGTGCTGATGGACGATCCGATGCGCGGCGTCGACATCGGCACCAAGCAGGAAGTCTACGACATGATTCGCGCCGAGGCGGCGGGGGGCCGCACCTTTCTCTGGTACACGACCGAGATGGACGAACTGCGGCACTGCGATCACGTCTATGTCTTCCGTGATGCCCGCATCGTCGCCGATTTGCCGCGAGGCGAACTGACCGAGGAAAAGGTGCTGCACGCATCCTTCGCGGAGGTCGCATGA
- a CDS encoding ABC transporter substrate-binding protein, which produces MTRFAGTISLAALAATLLAGSALAATADKKIALSNNYAGNSWRQAMLRSWDKVTKPAVTAGIVAAADPFTTAENQVTEQAAQIQNLVLQGYNAIVLNAASPDALNGAVKEACDAGVIVVSFDGIVTEPCAWRIAVDFKQMGKDEISYLKEKIPAGGNVLEIRGLAGVFVDDEISKGIHEGATENPQFKIVGSVHGDWDQAKAQAAVAGILPSLPNDIVAVVTQGGDGYGAAQAFKAAGRTIPTIIMGNRQDELAWWKEQKDANGYQTYSSSIAPGVSTLAFWVAQQILDGKEVPKDLVVPFLRIDQDGLEKALETTEKGGVANVEYTAEDAQKVVDAAAKK; this is translated from the coding sequence ATGACCCGATTTGCGGGAACCATTTCGCTTGCCGCCCTCGCGGCAACTCTGCTCGCCGGCTCGGCACTCGCCGCGACGGCCGACAAGAAGATCGCCCTTTCCAACAACTATGCCGGCAATTCCTGGCGGCAGGCGATGCTGCGCAGCTGGGACAAGGTGACGAAGCCTGCCGTGACGGCCGGCATCGTCGCCGCGGCCGATCCGTTCACCACGGCCGAAAACCAGGTGACCGAGCAGGCGGCCCAGATCCAGAATCTGGTGCTGCAGGGCTATAACGCCATCGTCCTCAACGCCGCTTCCCCGGACGCGCTCAATGGCGCGGTCAAGGAAGCCTGCGACGCCGGCGTCATCGTCGTCTCGTTCGACGGCATCGTCACCGAGCCCTGCGCCTGGCGCATCGCGGTCGACTTCAAGCAGATGGGCAAGGACGAGATCAGCTATCTGAAGGAGAAGATCCCGGCCGGCGGCAACGTGCTCGAGATTCGCGGTCTTGCCGGCGTCTTCGTCGATGACGAAATCTCGAAGGGCATCCATGAGGGCGCCACCGAGAACCCGCAGTTCAAGATCGTCGGCTCGGTCCATGGCGACTGGGACCAGGCCAAGGCCCAGGCCGCCGTCGCCGGCATCCTGCCATCGCTGCCGAACGATATCGTTGCCGTCGTGACGCAGGGCGGTGACGGCTATGGTGCGGCGCAGGCCTTCAAGGCCGCCGGCCGCACCATCCCGACCATCATCATGGGCAATCGCCAGGATGAGCTCGCCTGGTGGAAGGAACAGAAGGACGCCAACGGCTACCAGACCTATTCCTCGTCGATCGCGCCGGGCGTCTCCACCCTCGCCTTCTGGGTCGCCCAGCAGATCCTCGACGGCAAGGAAGTGCCGAAGGATCTCGTCGTGCCGTTCCTGCGCATCGACCAGGATGGGCTGGAGAAGGCCCTCGAGACGACGGAAAAGGGCGGCGTCGCCAATGTCGAATACACGGCCGAGGACGCCCAGAAAGTCGTCGACGCCGCAGCCAAGAAGTAG
- a CDS encoding aspartate carbamoyltransferase catalytic subunit, whose product MTEPSSPVAASPAAVFAHRHLLGIEGLLPEEIVALLDLAEEAVEVSRQVEKKKSVLRGRTQINLFFESSTRTQSSFELAGKRLGADVMNMSVASSSVKKGETLIDTAITLNAMNPDLLVVRHHAAGAVHLLAQKVGCSVINAGDGAHEHPTQALLDALTIRRHKGPIHDLTIAICGDILHSRVARSNILLLNALGAQVRCVGPSTLLPRGLDRLGVEIFTDMRKGLAGADIVMMLRLQRERMDGSFVPSVREYFHFFGLDAEKLAYARPGALVMHPGPMNRGVEIDSAIADGAHSLIREQVEMGVAVRMAVLEALARNLPNGAGI is encoded by the coding sequence ATGACAGAGCCTTCTTCCCCGGTCGCGGCCTCACCCGCGGCGGTGTTCGCGCACCGCCACCTGCTCGGTATCGAAGGTCTCCTTCCCGAGGAAATCGTCGCCCTGCTCGACCTTGCCGAAGAGGCGGTCGAGGTCAGCCGGCAGGTCGAGAAGAAGAAGTCGGTCCTGCGCGGGCGCACGCAGATCAATCTGTTCTTCGAATCTTCGACGAGAACCCAATCTTCCTTCGAACTGGCGGGTAAGCGGCTCGGCGCCGACGTCATGAACATGTCGGTCGCCTCGTCCTCGGTGAAGAAGGGCGAAACGCTGATCGATACGGCGATCACGCTGAACGCCATGAACCCCGATCTCCTGGTGGTGCGCCATCACGCCGCCGGCGCCGTCCATCTCCTGGCCCAGAAGGTCGGCTGCTCGGTGATCAATGCCGGCGACGGGGCGCATGAGCATCCGACGCAGGCGCTGCTCGACGCCCTCACCATCCGCCGCCACAAGGGTCCGATCCACGATCTGACGATCGCGATCTGCGGCGACATCCTGCATTCGCGCGTCGCCCGGTCCAACATCCTGCTTTTGAACGCGCTCGGCGCGCAGGTGCGCTGCGTCGGTCCCTCGACTCTGCTGCCGCGCGGCCTCGACAGGCTCGGCGTCGAGATCTTCACCGATATGCGGAAGGGACTGGCCGGCGCCGACATCGTCATGATGCTGCGCCTGCAGCGCGAGCGCATGGATGGCTCCTTCGTGCCTTCCGTTCGCGAATATTTCCATTTCTTCGGCCTCGATGCCGAAAAACTCGCCTATGCCCGGCCCGGTGCTCTCGTGATGCATCCCGGCCCCATGAACCGTGGCGTCGAGATCGATTCGGCGATCGCTGACGGGGCGCACAGCCTCATCCGCGAACAGGTCGAGATGGGTGTCGCCGTCCGCATGGCGGTGCTGGAGGCACTCGCCCGCAACCTCCCGAACGGGGCTGGAATATGA
- a CDS encoding dihydroorotase, which yields MNVGKPSDVRPVVLTGGRVVDPARGFDAPGVVIVADGRIVYAGPEAGAPPTPAGAETIDCRGAAVLPGLIDMRVFIGEPGAEHRETFASAGQAAAAGGVTTIVMMPDTDPVIDDIALVDFIGRRARDTAVVRVLPMAAMTKGLEGREMTELGLLMEAGAVGFTDGRHSVTNALVLRRALTYGRDFGALIVNQPVDPHLSGAGVMNEGETATRLGLPGIPKEAEIIVVERDVRLAALTGGRYHAAQISCAESLDIIRRAKKAGLAVSCGVSAAHLALNERDVGPYRTFFRLSPPLRSEDDRLAMIEGIADGTIDVIVSSHDPQDVDTKRHPFAEAADGAVGLETLLAASLRLYHNEEAGLQAILKALTVRPAELLGIDSGRLSAGAPADIIVVDLGAPWVCEAENLHSRSKNTPFEGARFEGAVLRTIVAGRTVYESGAA from the coding sequence ATGAACGTCGGCAAGCCAAGCGACGTGCGCCCGGTCGTCCTGACCGGTGGGCGGGTTGTCGATCCCGCGCGCGGCTTCGATGCTCCGGGCGTGGTGATCGTCGCCGATGGACGCATTGTCTATGCGGGGCCGGAAGCCGGCGCTCCGCCAACGCCGGCCGGCGCCGAGACGATCGATTGTCGTGGCGCGGCGGTGTTGCCGGGCCTCATCGACATGCGCGTCTTCATTGGCGAGCCGGGGGCGGAGCACCGCGAGACTTTCGCCTCGGCAGGGCAGGCCGCGGCAGCGGGCGGCGTGACGACCATCGTCATGATGCCCGACACGGATCCCGTTATCGACGATATCGCGCTGGTCGATTTCATCGGCCGCCGAGCCCGCGATACGGCCGTCGTGCGCGTGCTGCCGATGGCGGCGATGACCAAAGGACTCGAAGGCCGCGAGATGACTGAGCTCGGCCTGCTGATGGAAGCGGGCGCCGTCGGCTTCACGGATGGCCGCCATTCCGTGACCAATGCGCTCGTGCTGCGCCGGGCGTTGACTTATGGCCGCGATTTCGGCGCGCTCATCGTCAATCAGCCGGTTGATCCGCATCTGTCAGGCGCCGGCGTGATGAACGAGGGCGAGACGGCGACACGGCTGGGGCTACCTGGCATTCCGAAGGAAGCCGAGATCATCGTCGTCGAGCGCGACGTTCGCCTCGCGGCCCTGACCGGCGGGCGCTACCACGCCGCGCAGATCTCCTGCGCCGAATCGCTCGACATCATCCGCCGTGCCAAGAAGGCGGGGCTCGCCGTGTCCTGCGGCGTCTCGGCGGCGCACCTGGCGCTGAACGAGCGTGACGTCGGGCCGTATCGCACTTTCTTCCGCTTGTCGCCGCCGCTCCGGTCGGAGGATGACCGATTGGCCATGATCGAGGGCATCGCCGACGGGACGATTGACGTCATCGTCTCCAGCCATGATCCGCAGGACGTCGACACCAAGCGCCATCCCTTCGCGGAGGCTGCCGACGGGGCCGTCGGGCTCGAGACGTTGCTCGCCGCCTCGCTCCGCCTTTATCATAATGAAGAGGCGGGCCTACAGGCGATCCTGAAGGCGCTGACCGTGCGACCGGCGGAACTTCTCGGTATAGACAGCGGCCGGCTCAGTGCCGGTGCGCCGGCCGATATCATCGTCGTCGATCTGGGCGCGCCGTGGGTTTGCGAGGCAGAGAATCTGCATTCCCGCTCCAAGAATACGCCCTTCGAGGGCGCACGCTTCGAGGGCGCCGTGTTGCGAACGATCGTCGCCGGGCGCACCGTCTATGAAAGCGGCGCGGCTTGA
- the plsY gene encoding glycerol-3-phosphate 1-O-acyltransferase PlsY — protein MMEWQIGPGLTLAMLALGYALGSIPFGLLLTRAAGLGDIRSIGSGNIGATNVLRTGNRWLAAGTLLGDALKGTVAVMLADQWGPDAALVAGLGAFLGHIFPLWLGFKGGKGVATFLGILIGISWPIAIVFAAIWLAVALVTRYSSLAALLAALAAPLVLVALGDYRKALLFALLTILIWYKHSANISRLLAGKESRIGQKG, from the coding sequence ATGATGGAGTGGCAGATCGGACCCGGGCTGACGCTCGCCATGCTGGCGCTCGGCTATGCGCTCGGATCCATTCCCTTCGGCCTGCTGCTGACCCGGGCAGCCGGGCTCGGCGATATCCGCTCGATCGGGTCTGGCAATATCGGCGCCACCAATGTGCTGCGAACCGGCAATCGATGGCTGGCCGCCGGCACGCTGCTCGGCGACGCGCTGAAGGGTACGGTCGCCGTGATGCTGGCTGACCAGTGGGGACCCGACGCGGCGCTTGTCGCTGGCCTCGGTGCCTTTCTCGGGCACATCTTCCCCCTCTGGCTGGGTTTCAAGGGCGGCAAGGGGGTCGCGACCTTTCTCGGCATCCTGATTGGGATCTCCTGGCCGATCGCGATTGTCTTTGCGGCGATCTGGCTGGCCGTCGCCCTGGTCACCCGCTACTCCTCGCTCGCCGCGCTCCTCGCCGCTCTGGCGGCCCCGCTCGTGCTCGTGGCGCTCGGCGACTATCGAAAGGCGCTGCTGTTCGCCTTGCTAACAATCCTGATCTGGTACAAGCATAGCGCGAACATTTCGCGCCTCCTGGCCGGCAAGGAAAGCCGTATCGGGCAGAAGGGCTGA